In a single window of the Harpia harpyja isolate bHarHar1 chromosome 3, bHarHar1 primary haplotype, whole genome shotgun sequence genome:
- the FCF1 gene encoding rRNA-processing protein FCF1 homolog — translation MKRMISLRDQRINEKDRAKAPVKKKEDPSAIKEREVPQHPSCLFFQYNTQLGPPYHILVDTNFINFSIKAKLDLVQSMMDCLYAKCIPCITDCVMGEIEKLGQKYRVALRIAKDPRFERLPCMHKGTYADDCLVQRVTQHKCYIVATVDKELKRRIRKIPGVPIMYISRHRYNIERMPDDYGAPRF, via the exons ATGAAGCGCATGATCAGCCTCCGGGACCAGCGCAT TAACGAGAAGGACCGGGCGAAAGCCCCCGTGAAGAAGAAAGAGGACCCGAGTGCCATTAAGGAGCGGGAGGT cccccagcatccCTCTTGCTTGTTCTTCCAGTATAATACACAGTTGGGCCCCCCTTATCACATCCTGGTTGACACTAACTTCATCAACTTCTCCATCAAGGCCAAGCTGGACCTAGTGCAGTCAATGATGGACTGTCTCTATGCCAAGT GTATTCCATGTATCACAGATTGTGTAATGGGTGAAATTGAGAAGTTAGGACAGAAGTACCGTGTGGCATTAAG AATTGCCAAGGACCCTCGTTTTGAACGCTTGCCATGTATGCACAAAGGAACCTATGCAGATGACTGCTTGGTACAGAGGGTCACTCag CACAAATGTTACATTGTGGCCACAGTGGATAAAGAGCTCAAGCGGAGAATACGAAAAATCCCAGGAGTGCCTATAATGTATATTTCCAGGCACAG aTACAATATTGAGAGGATGCCAGATGATTACGGAGCTCCTCGATTCTAA